One Thermoanaerobacter kivui genomic window, AGAAAACTAAGCCTTGCTTTTATTTCATTTAAAATTGGCTTTGCAATAATCTCATGTCTTTCTGTTAATTTGAGTTGGTCAATAAATTTTATAAGCTCGCCAACAGAAAGGTCTGTCATTTCTTTTATGGAAAGTCCACCAACAGTCACAGCTAACGCTTCTGGCTTTAATCTTGCTCCATGGCATGCAGGACAAGTAACCGGTCTCATATACTTTTCTATCTCTTCTTTTATAAAATCTGAAGAAGTATTGTTGTACCTTCTTTCAAGATTGTTTACTATCCCTTCAAATCCATAGGACTTTCCTTTTGTATCTTTGCCATAAAGCAGTACATTTTTTAAATCTTCACTAAACTTTTCATAAGGAGTATTCTCTGTATATCCAAAATGTTCAATCAATCTTAAAATGTTGTAATAAGCATAACTATCCTGTGAAGCAACAATCCCCGGCAACAACCCATTTGCTAATGATTTTTTAGGGTCTTGTATTAAAAGCTCTGGATCTACCTTCATAAATTCTCCCAATCCAGTGCAAACAGGACAAGCCCCATAAGGGCTATTGAAGGAAAACATTCTCGGAGAAAGCTCCTCAATACTTATGTTGCACTCTGTACAAGCGTATTTTTCAGAGAGTGTAAAGCTTTCTCCGTCTATTACATCAATAGTAACTATCCCATCTGCTAATTTTAAAGCTGTTTCTATAGAATCCGTCAGCCTCATGTCAATTCCCGGTTTTATAATAATCCTATCTACTACGACTTCAATAGTATGCTTTTTATTTTTGTCAAGCTTAATCTCCTCATTTACATCGTACATGACCCCATCAATTTTTACCCTGACATATCCACTCTTTTTTATATCATTTAAAAGTTTAGCATATTCCCCTTTTCTTCCTCTAATAACAGGAGCTAGTACCTGTATCCTTGTACTTTCTGGCAATTCTTTGACTCTGTCAACCATCTGATCTATAGTTTGCATGCTAATCTCTTTTCCGCAAACAGGACAATGGGGGATCCCAGCCCTTGCATATAAAAGTCTTAGATAGTCGTAAATCTCAGTTATCGTACCTACAGTAGAACGAGGGTTTTTATTTGTGGTCTTTTGGTCTATAGATATTGCCGGTGAAAGTCCTTCTATATAATCAACGTCTGGTTTATCCATTTGTCCTAAAAATTGCCTTGCATAAGCAGACAAAGACTCCACATATCTCCTCTGACCTTCGGCATAAATGGTATCAAAAGCAAGGGAGGACTTCCCAGAACCTGATAAGCCTGTTATGACCACGAGCTTATCCCGGGGTATTTCTACGTCTATATTCTTTAAATTGTGAACTCTTGCACCCTTGATTACAATTTTGTCCTTTGCCATCATTCCACCTCAAACTACTTCCTCCAATTGTTTCTTCAACTCAAAAATCATATCTCTCAATTTTGCAGCTTTTTCAAACTGCAATTCGATAGCAGCTTCTTTCATTTCCTTTTCAAGTTGCTCTATCGTTGACTTAATAGTCTCAGGGTTATACGTTTTTGCTTTCTTTGCTTTGTATTCATATTTTTCTTCTGCAACATGGGTAGCTTCAATAATGTCTCTCACACCTTTTATTATTGTCTTTGGCGTTATTCCATGCTTTTTGTTATATTCCATCTGTATTCTTCTTCTTCTGTTTGTTTCATCAATTGCCCTTTTCATAGAATTAGTTATAGCGTCGGCATACATTATAACTCTTCCTTGAGCATTTCTTGCAGCACGGCCTATAGTCTGTATTAATGACGTTTCTGAGCGCAAAAATCCTTCTTTGTCAGCATCTAATATTGCCACTAAAGCCACCTCTGGTATATCTAAACCTTCTCTTAAAAGGTTTATGCCTATTAAAACATCGAATTTACCCAATCTCAAATCCCTTATTATCTCCATTCTTTCTATAGTTTCAATATCTGAATGCAAGTATTTTACTTTTATTCCCATATCCTTTAGATAATCTGTTAAATCCTCTGCCATTTTCTTTGTAAGAGTCGTCACAAGTACTCTGAAACCTGCATCAACAGTTTTTCTAATTTCTCCTATTAAGTCATCAACTTGGCCTTTAACCGGTCTTACTATTACTTCTGGATCTACAAGTCCTGTCGGCCTTATTATCTGCTCAACAACTTGCTCTGAATGTTTAAGCTCGTAAGGTCCTGGCGTTGCAGAAACAAATATAACCTGATTTATCCTTTGTTCAAATTCTTCAAAGGTAAGAGGGCGATTGTCAAAAGCAGAAGGAAGCCTAAAGCCATATTCTACTAACGCTTCTTTTCTGGACCTGTCTCCATTGTACATACCTCGAATTTGAGGAATTGTCACATGGGACTCATCTATAAAGATGAGAAAGTCTTTGGAAAAATAATCCAAAAGCGTATAAGGGGGACTTCCTGGAGTCCTTCCTGAAATATGTCTCGAATAATTTTCTATGCCTTGGCAGTAACCCATTTCTTGAAGCATTTCCAGGTCATAGTTCGTCCTCTGCCTTAATCTTTCAGCCTCTACAATTTTGCCAGCATCTTTAAGTTCTTTATACCTTTGCTCCAGTTCTTCTCGGATGCTTTTTATTGCTCTTTCCAGTTTGTCTCTGGAAGTGGCATAGTGGGAAGCAGGAAATATAGCCACGTGATTTCTAAAACCTAATACTTCTCCTGTCACCACATCAATTTCCGCTATTCTTTCGATTTCATCACCAAAAAGCTCTACTCTTATAGCTTTATTGGAAGAAGAAGCAGGAAAAATTTCTATTACATCTCCTCTTACCCTGAATTTGCCCCTTGTAAAATTCACATCATTTCTTTCATACTGTATATCTACAAGTTTTCTGACTATTTCATCTCTGTCTTTTATCATTCCTGGCCTTAGAGAAAGCATGAGATTTTCATAATCAATAGGGTCTCCTAAACCATATATGCAAGAAACACTGGCAACAATTATGACATCTCTGCGTTCAAAAAGAGCTGCTGTAGCAGAATGCCTTAACTTATCTATCTCTTCATTTATAGAAGCGTCTTTCTCAATATAAGTATCTGTCTGCGGTATATAAGCCTCTGGTTGATAATAGTCATAATAGCTGACAAAATACTCTACAGCATTCTCTGGAAAAAATTCCCTAAATTCGCTGCAAAGCTGAGCTGCCAGTGTTTTGTTGTGAGCAATTACAAGGGTAGGTTTGTTTAATTTTTGTATTATATTCGCCATAGTAAAAGTCTTGCCTGAACCGGTAACTCCTAATAAAGTTTGAAACCTAAATCCTGCCTTTACTCCCTCAACTAATTTTTCTATGGCTTGAGGTTGGTCACCTCTCGGCTTAAAATTAGAAACCAGCTTAAATCCATCCATCTCAAACTACCCTCTTCGCTTTTTCTATTTTTTATTATAACATACCCCTTTTGTCGATACAAATATATCCAGAGGTCAGCACTACAAGTCTTCCGACTTTCTTATAACTCCATTTATAAGTTTTGGGACTATACAAAATTTATCCACAGTCAAACAAAAGTCAATGTCTTCATCGTAACCTAATTCTTTCAACCTTTTAAAATGATATCCATGTTTCATAACCTCGTACAAATTTTCCTCATAGGGTTTGTACAAAAAATAGCTGGCTTTTGACAAATCATCACTCTCAAATTCCATTAAATCGCTTAACTTCTTGTATATCACTCCTGCAGTTATTATATCATCAAAAGAAAATTTACCTTCTGTACCCGCACACACTATTATAGT contains:
- the uvrB gene encoding excinuclease ABC subunit UvrB, which produces MDGFKLVSNFKPRGDQPQAIEKLVEGVKAGFRFQTLLGVTGSGKTFTMANIIQKLNKPTLVIAHNKTLAAQLCSEFREFFPENAVEYFVSYYDYYQPEAYIPQTDTYIEKDASINEEIDKLRHSATAALFERRDVIIVASVSCIYGLGDPIDYENLMLSLRPGMIKDRDEIVRKLVDIQYERNDVNFTRGKFRVRGDVIEIFPASSSNKAIRVELFGDEIERIAEIDVVTGEVLGFRNHVAIFPASHYATSRDKLERAIKSIREELEQRYKELKDAGKIVEAERLRQRTNYDLEMLQEMGYCQGIENYSRHISGRTPGSPPYTLLDYFSKDFLIFIDESHVTIPQIRGMYNGDRSRKEALVEYGFRLPSAFDNRPLTFEEFEQRINQVIFVSATPGPYELKHSEQVVEQIIRPTGLVDPEVIVRPVKGQVDDLIGEIRKTVDAGFRVLVTTLTKKMAEDLTDYLKDMGIKVKYLHSDIETIERMEIIRDLRLGKFDVLIGINLLREGLDIPEVALVAILDADKEGFLRSETSLIQTIGRAARNAQGRVIMYADAITNSMKRAIDETNRRRRIQMEYNKKHGITPKTIIKGVRDIIEATHVAEEKYEYKAKKAKTYNPETIKSTIEQLEKEMKEAAIELQFEKAAKLRDMIFELKKQLEEVV